One segment of Haloplanus natans DSM 17983 DNA contains the following:
- a CDS encoding NAD(P)/FAD-dependent oxidoreductase — translation MSESDGADHRRLIIAGSGIAGLSAAIYAGRSNNDPLVFEGDEPGGQLTLTTDVENYPGFPEGISGPELVTNMKDQARKFGAEIENGVIESVDVEESSGPGRTFHVTLTSGVEYTADAFIAASGASARTLGIPGEDDLMGYGLSTCATCDGAFFRDEKIVVIGGGDAACEEAVFLTKFASTVYLVHRRDEFRAEDYWIDRVMEKVDEGEIELELNTEVTELHGTPEEGVDHVTMVHNPEGHPTDKLDDPETEEFDFDAGAVFYAIGHTPNTAYLEGLDVEMDDEGYLETAGGDGGGQTKTGVPGLFGAGDVVDYHYQQAITAGGMGCKAAIDADGYLEDLERERAAAESGEPAAAESDD, via the coding sequence ATGAGCGAGAGCGACGGCGCCGACCATCGGCGTCTCATCATCGCAGGGAGCGGGATAGCGGGACTGTCGGCCGCCATCTACGCCGGCCGGTCGAACAACGATCCGCTGGTGTTCGAGGGCGACGAACCCGGCGGGCAGTTGACGCTGACGACCGACGTGGAGAACTACCCCGGCTTCCCCGAGGGGATCAGCGGGCCGGAACTGGTCACCAACATGAAAGACCAGGCCCGCAAGTTCGGCGCCGAAATCGAGAACGGTGTCATCGAGTCCGTCGACGTCGAGGAGTCGTCGGGACCGGGCCGGACCTTCCACGTCACGCTGACGAGTGGTGTGGAGTATACGGCCGACGCGTTCATCGCCGCCTCGGGCGCCAGCGCCCGCACGCTCGGTATCCCCGGCGAGGACGACCTCATGGGCTACGGGCTGTCGACGTGTGCGACCTGTGACGGCGCCTTCTTCCGAGACGAGAAAATCGTCGTGATCGGCGGCGGTGACGCCGCCTGCGAGGAGGCGGTCTTTCTTACCAAGTTCGCCTCGACCGTCTATCTCGTTCACCGACGCGACGAGTTCCGCGCCGAGGACTACTGGATCGACCGCGTGATGGAGAAAGTCGACGAGGGTGAGATCGAACTCGAACTGAACACGGAGGTGACGGAGCTTCACGGCACGCCCGAGGAGGGCGTCGACCACGTGACGATGGTCCACAACCCCGAAGGCCATCCGACGGACAAACTCGACGACCCCGAAACAGAGGAGTTCGACTTCGACGCCGGCGCCGTCTTCTATGCCATCGGCCACACTCCGAACACGGCGTATCTGGAGGGGCTGGACGTGGAGATGGACGACGAGGGGTATCTGGAGACCGCCGGCGGCGACGGCGGCGGGCAGACGAAGACGGGCGTCCCCGGCCTCTTCGGCGCGGGCGACGTGGTCGACTACCACTACCAGCAGGCCATCACCGCGGGCGGCATGGGCTGTAAGGCCGCCATCGACGCCGACGGCTACCTGGAGGATCTGGAACGGGAGCGCGCGGCGGCCGAGAGCGGGGAACCCGCGGCGGCCGAGAGCGACGACTGA
- a CDS encoding acetate--CoA ligase family protein, with protein sequence MGTLSALFTPERVAVVGATERQGSVGRALVENLTADFDGTVVPVNPNYESVRGLDCVDSVSEADADLVVVAVPAPIAVDVVREAGATGVTNVVVVTAGFGETGGEGVDRERELEAAAAEYDLNLVGPNCLGIISTPVGLNATFAPRSAPPGSISFLSQSGAFVTAVLDWAADQGVGFKDVVSLGNKAVLDETDFVANWGDDEDTDVIVGYLESIEDGRRFVETAREVTRETPVVVVKSGRTEAGAQAASSHTGAMAGRDRAYAAGLREAGVVRADSVQDLFDAARALAGQPVPETNGVAVVTNAGGPGVMATDAVGDGPLSLADFGSTTVDALRDRLPEGANVYNPVDVIGDADNDRLRDAVDIALADGAVGSAVVLAAPTATIDFDRLAADVVDLQATHGLPVTTCLMGEERTRGAADVLSEAGIPTYFDPARAVGSLATLERYRAIRERDRPDPTAYDVDREAANGVLDRARDRNTTRLGVEAMPLLDAYGIPTPAGEVADSPTDALAVAERIGDPVVMKIVSPDILHKSDIGGVKVGIRHEEVYDAYEDLIARARNYQPDATILGVQVQERVDMDASIETIVGANRDPQFGPLVLFGLGGIFVEVMEDTAVRLAPVAETEARAMTEEIQASPLLSGARGRDPVDRGAVAETLGRLSQLVTDFPSILELDVNPLVVRPDGVEAVDLRLTIEPES encoded by the coding sequence ATGGGCACACTCTCCGCGCTGTTTACCCCCGAACGGGTGGCCGTCGTCGGGGCGACGGAGCGTCAGGGATCGGTCGGCCGCGCGCTCGTCGAGAACCTCACGGCCGACTTCGACGGGACGGTCGTGCCGGTGAATCCGAACTACGAGTCGGTCCGTGGCCTCGACTGCGTCGACAGCGTGAGCGAGGCCGACGCCGACCTCGTCGTGGTGGCCGTCCCGGCGCCGATCGCCGTCGACGTGGTGCGCGAGGCGGGTGCAACCGGGGTCACAAACGTCGTCGTCGTCACCGCGGGGTTCGGCGAGACGGGCGGCGAGGGTGTCGACCGTGAGCGCGAACTCGAAGCCGCGGCGGCGGAGTACGACCTGAACCTCGTCGGGCCGAACTGTCTCGGGATCATCAGCACGCCGGTCGGGTTGAACGCCACGTTCGCCCCCCGGTCGGCGCCGCCGGGCTCCATCTCCTTTCTGAGCCAGTCGGGCGCGTTCGTCACCGCCGTCCTCGACTGGGCGGCCGATCAGGGAGTCGGGTTCAAGGACGTGGTGTCGCTCGGCAACAAGGCCGTCCTCGACGAGACCGACTTCGTGGCGAACTGGGGCGACGACGAGGACACCGACGTGATCGTCGGCTACCTAGAGAGCATCGAGGACGGGCGCCGGTTCGTCGAGACGGCCCGCGAGGTGACCCGCGAGACGCCGGTGGTCGTCGTGAAGTCGGGGCGGACCGAAGCGGGCGCGCAGGCGGCGTCCTCCCACACCGGTGCGATGGCGGGGCGGGACCGCGCCTACGCGGCCGGCCTCCGCGAGGCGGGAGTCGTCCGCGCCGACTCCGTTCAGGACCTCTTCGACGCCGCGCGCGCCCTCGCCGGCCAGCCGGTTCCGGAGACCAACGGGGTCGCGGTCGTCACCAACGCCGGCGGGCCGGGCGTGATGGCGACCGACGCCGTCGGCGATGGCCCCCTCTCGCTCGCCGACTTCGGCTCGACGACCGTCGACGCCCTCCGCGACCGCCTGCCCGAGGGCGCGAACGTCTACAACCCCGTCGACGTCATCGGCGACGCCGACAACGACCGCCTCCGCGACGCCGTCGATATCGCCCTCGCCGACGGCGCCGTGGGCTCGGCCGTCGTCCTCGCCGCCCCCACCGCGACGATCGATTTCGACCGGCTCGCCGCCGACGTGGTCGACCTCCAGGCCACCCACGGCCTCCCCGTGACGACGTGTCTGATGGGCGAGGAACGCACCCGTGGGGCGGCGGACGTGCTCTCCGAGGCGGGGATTCCCACCTACTTCGACCCCGCGCGGGCGGTCGGGAGTCTCGCCACGCTCGAACGCTATCGGGCGATCCGTGAGCGCGACCGACCCGACCCGACGGCGTACGACGTGGACCGCGAGGCGGCCAACGGGGTGCTCGACCGGGCGCGGGACCGCAACACGACACGACTCGGCGTCGAGGCGATGCCCCTCCTCGACGCCTACGGGATTCCGACGCCCGCGGGCGAGGTGGCCGACTCCCCGACCGACGCACTGGCGGTGGCCGAACGCATCGGCGACCCCGTCGTCATGAAGATCGTCAGCCCGGATATCCTCCACAAATCCGACATCGGCGGTGTGAAGGTCGGCATCCGCCACGAGGAGGTGTACGACGCCTACGAGGATCTGATCGCCCGCGCACGCAACTACCAGCCCGACGCGACGATCCTCGGCGTCCAAGTGCAGGAGCGGGTCGATATGGACGCCAGCATCGAGACCATCGTGGGCGCGAACCGCGACCCGCAGTTCGGCCCACTCGTCCTCTTCGGCCTCGGGGGTATCTTCGTCGAGGTGATGGAGGACACCGCCGTCCGCCTCGCGCCCGTCGCCGAGACGGAGGCGCGGGCGATGACCGAGGAGATTCAGGCGTCGCCGCTGCTGTCCGGGGCGCGCGGCCGCGACCCCGTGGACCGGGGAGCGGTCGCCGAGACGCTCGGGCGCCTCTCACAGCTCGTGACGGACTTCCCGTCGATCCTCGAACTCGACGTGAACCCGCTGGTCGTCCGGCCGGACGGCGTCGAGGCCGTCGACCTCCGACTCACCATCGAACCCGAATCATGA
- a CDS encoding ZIP family metal transporter → MALLENVAFVFLAGLITALATGLGAIPFFLVDDVSDRWNVALWGLASGIMLSASVFGLVFEGLSAADSPLAIVPGLVAGVVLVVVAHEVIEGYELSPKQYEEADFRKLLLILGVLTVHSFPEGVAVGVAFADLGLRAAAGTTVGLFGFAVPLLAVFMTIAISIHNVPEGVAISIPLRTLGVSEWKMVWWAVFSSLPQPLGAVIAFLFVRVARDFLPAGFGFAAGAMIYLVVTEFIPEALDIGEELPGGGRRELAAGVAAGVLAMLPLLFV, encoded by the coding sequence ATGGCGCTGCTTGAAAACGTCGCCTTCGTCTTTCTCGCCGGGCTGATCACCGCGCTAGCGACTGGCCTGGGTGCGATTCCGTTTTTCCTCGTCGACGACGTGAGCGACCGCTGGAACGTGGCGTTGTGGGGACTCGCCTCGGGCATCATGCTGTCGGCGTCCGTCTTCGGCCTGGTGTTCGAGGGGCTGTCGGCGGCCGACTCGCCGCTCGCGATCGTGCCCGGCCTCGTCGCGGGCGTGGTCCTCGTCGTCGTCGCACACGAGGTCATCGAGGGGTACGAGCTGAGCCCGAAGCAGTACGAGGAAGCCGACTTCCGGAAGCTACTGCTGATCCTCGGGGTCCTCACCGTCCACAGTTTCCCCGAGGGCGTCGCCGTCGGCGTCGCCTTCGCCGACCTCGGCCTGCGGGCGGCCGCCGGCACGACCGTCGGCCTGTTCGGCTTCGCCGTCCCACTGCTCGCCGTCTTCATGACCATCGCCATCTCCATCCACAACGTCCCCGAGGGGGTCGCCATCTCGATTCCGCTCCGGACGCTCGGCGTCTCGGAGTGGAAGATGGTCTGGTGGGCCGTCTTCTCCAGTCTCCCACAGCCTCTCGGCGCGGTCATCGCGTTCCTCTTCGTCCGTGTCGCCCGCGACTTCCTCCCCGCCGGGTTCGGCTTCGCCGCCGGCGCGATGATATATCTCGTCGTGACGGAGTTCATACCCGAAGCCCTCGACATCGGCGAGGAGTTGCCGGGTGGGGGGAGACGCGAACTCGCCGCGGGCGTCGCCGCCGGCGTACTGGCGATGCTCCCGCTCCTGTTCGTTTAG
- a CDS encoding phosphotransacetylase family protein, with the protein MNTLLVTATGESTGKTAIAIALARDAQERGRSVGYMKPKGTRLQSHVGKTLDRDPMLARELLGTDDEMHEMEPIVYSPTFVRSALEGRERPADLRERVREGFDAVSEGRDFVAVEGGGRLTTGGVVDLTDADVADLLDADVVLVADYESPPDVDETLAAARQLGHRLRGVVFNRVSETAYDEVESIVVPFLEKRDIPVVGILPRDPSLAGVTVAELADELGVETLTDVPTDGVVERFLVGAMSGESALRFFRRTKDAAVITGGDRTDIHTAALEAPGINCLVITGGRRPPGTVLGKAAEKGVPVLLTAADTLSTLERAEDVVRSGRTRDEHTVDVMRSLLTDHADVDALIGDGND; encoded by the coding sequence ATGAACACCCTACTCGTCACCGCGACCGGAGAGAGCACAGGCAAGACGGCCATCGCCATCGCCTTGGCCCGCGACGCACAGGAGCGAGGGCGGAGCGTCGGCTACATGAAACCCAAGGGGACCCGCCTCCAGAGCCACGTCGGCAAGACGCTCGACCGCGACCCGATGCTCGCGCGCGAACTCCTCGGCACCGACGACGAGATGCACGAGATGGAGCCCATCGTCTACTCGCCGACGTTCGTCCGCTCGGCGCTGGAGGGGCGGGAACGGCCCGCCGACCTCCGCGAGCGCGTTCGCGAGGGGTTCGACGCCGTGAGCGAGGGTCGGGACTTCGTCGCCGTCGAAGGTGGCGGCCGCCTCACCACCGGCGGGGTCGTCGACCTGACCGACGCCGACGTGGCCGACCTACTGGACGCCGACGTGGTCCTCGTCGCCGACTACGAGTCGCCGCCGGACGTGGACGAGACGCTCGCGGCCGCCCGCCAGCTCGGCCACCGCCTTCGCGGCGTCGTTTTCAATCGGGTGTCCGAAACCGCCTACGACGAAGTCGAGAGCATCGTCGTCCCGTTCCTCGAAAAGAGGGATATCCCCGTCGTGGGCATCCTCCCCCGTGACCCCAGTCTGGCGGGGGTCACCGTCGCCGAACTCGCCGATGAACTCGGCGTCGAGACGCTGACCGACGTCCCGACCGACGGCGTCGTCGAGCGGTTCCTCGTCGGCGCGATGAGCGGCGAGTCGGCGCTTCGCTTCTTCCGGCGGACGAAAGACGCCGCCGTCATCACCGGCGGCGACCGAACGGATATCCACACCGCCGCGCTCGAAGCGCCGGGCATCAACTGTCTGGTCATCACCGGCGGTCGGCGCCCACCGGGGACCGTCCTCGGGAAGGCGGCGGAAAAGGGCGTGCCCGTCCTGCTCACGGCGGCCGATACGCTCTCGACGCTCGAACGCGCCGAGGACGTGGTTCGGAGCGGGCGGACGCGCGACGAACACACCGTCGACGTGATGCGGTCGCTCCTGACCGATCACGCCGACGTGGACGCGCTGATCGGCGACGGCAACGACTAA
- a CDS encoding aminopeptidase P family protein translates to MTTFERRTRRAQSRLDAAGADALALTPGRDCYYLTGVDAEASDRLQLLVVPVDGDPTFVVPTLEADSMTTWVHDVRTWDDETGPGPALDPLLDSLSPSRVLLADRMWVRFSLALRERLPDASFGLASEVLSPLRRRKDGRELDALRAAAEAADATMRDLRALGADAVGTTEADLAAYIEERLEANGGTGVAFETIVGAGANGADPHHASGEREIRAGEPVVLDFGTRVDAYPSDQTRTVVFDGEPSEEFRRVHDVVREAQSRAIAAVESGVTAGSVDRAAREVIEDAGYGDRFVHRTGHGVGLDVHEAPDIVAGNETKLEPGMVFSVEPGVYLPDRFGVRIEDLVVVTDDGGCERLNHTDRRWRG, encoded by the coding sequence ATGACCACCTTCGAACGCCGGACACGGCGCGCCCAGTCGCGCCTCGACGCCGCCGGTGCCGACGCACTCGCGCTCACTCCCGGTCGGGACTGTTACTACTTGACCGGCGTCGACGCCGAGGCGAGCGACCGCCTCCAACTCCTCGTCGTTCCCGTCGACGGCGACCCGACGTTCGTCGTCCCGACGCTCGAAGCCGATTCGATGACGACGTGGGTCCACGACGTGCGAACGTGGGACGACGAAACCGGTCCCGGTCCGGCGCTCGACCCGCTTCTCGACAGCCTGTCGCCGTCCCGTGTCCTCCTCGCGGACCGGATGTGGGTTCGGTTCTCGCTCGCGCTCCGGGAGCGACTCCCCGACGCGTCTTTCGGCCTCGCGAGCGAGGTGCTCTCGCCCCTGCGCCGGCGGAAAGACGGCCGGGAACTCGACGCGCTCCGGGCGGCGGCCGAGGCCGCCGACGCGACGATGCGGGACCTGCGCGCCCTCGGCGCCGACGCCGTGGGGACGACCGAAGCCGACCTCGCCGCGTACATCGAGGAGCGTCTGGAAGCGAACGGTGGGACGGGCGTCGCCTTCGAGACCATCGTCGGCGCGGGGGCCAACGGCGCCGACCCGCACCACGCGAGCGGCGAGCGAGAGATTCGGGCCGGCGAGCCGGTGGTCCTCGATTTCGGAACGCGGGTCGACGCCTATCCGAGCGACCAGACCCGGACCGTCGTCTTCGACGGGGAGCCAAGCGAGGAGTTCCGGCGGGTTCACGACGTCGTCCGCGAGGCGCAGTCCCGGGCCATCGCGGCGGTCGAATCCGGCGTGACCGCCGGATCGGTTGATCGCGCCGCCCGCGAGGTAATCGAGGACGCGGGCTACGGCGACCGGTTCGTCCACCGGACGGGCCACGGCGTCGGCCTCGACGTCCACGAGGCGCCCGACATCGTCGCCGGAAACGAGACGAAACTCGAACCGGGGATGGTCTTCAGCGTCGAACCCGGCGTCTACCTGCCCGATCGCTTCGGCGTGCGGATCGAGGATCTGGTGGTCGTCACCGACGACGGCGGGTGCGAGCGGCTGAACCACACCGACCGTCGGTGGCGGGGTTAG
- a CDS encoding L-dopachrome tautomerase-related protein, with protein sequence MTRHCADGGTEVDPEPYARFDTRAGNPAMTPDGRLLVSNHPFPYGDEPAYRVVEYVDDGEVRPFPNEAWSTPPGDDGVGIHTLIGLRADPDGTVRILDIGNVAEGHLPKLVSWDTTTDRLARVDHVPAHATTDLSFMQDFAYDAVRNAVYIADLGLSDEPSDPGAPGLVALDLDTGRTRRVIEDHPSVLPEDGVTPIIEGEPVVQENAEGEYEPISAGLDGITIDPAFEWVYYCGITTESVYRIRAADLLDGSLSDAELDDCIERYGDKEVCDGITVDTAGNVYVTDMTNNAIGVTRPSGEYEVLARDDEKFLWPDGFCCGPDGNVYFTVTQLHRAPPFNRGTEESYHPFELFRFESLAPVTVGR encoded by the coding sequence ATGACACGGCACTGTGCCGACGGCGGCACCGAAGTCGACCCCGAGCCCTACGCCCGGTTCGACACCCGCGCGGGTAACCCCGCCATGACCCCCGACGGGCGACTCCTCGTCAGCAACCACCCGTTTCCCTACGGGGACGAACCGGCGTACCGCGTCGTCGAATACGTCGACGACGGCGAGGTGCGCCCGTTCCCGAACGAGGCGTGGAGCACGCCCCCCGGCGACGACGGCGTCGGCATCCACACCCTCATCGGCCTGCGTGCCGACCCCGACGGGACCGTCCGCATCCTCGACATCGGCAACGTCGCCGAGGGGCACCTCCCGAAACTCGTCTCGTGGGATACGACGACCGATCGGCTCGCCCGCGTCGACCACGTCCCGGCCCACGCGACGACCGACCTCTCGTTTATGCAGGATTTCGCGTACGACGCAGTGCGCAACGCGGTCTACATCGCGGACTTGGGGTTGAGCGACGAGCCGAGCGATCCGGGAGCACCCGGCCTCGTCGCCCTGGATCTGGATACGGGACGAACCCGTCGGGTGATCGAGGACCACCCGAGCGTCCTGCCCGAGGACGGCGTGACGCCGATCATCGAGGGTGAGCCGGTGGTACAGGAGAACGCCGAGGGCGAGTACGAACCCATCAGCGCCGGCCTAGACGGCATCACAATCGACCCCGCCTTCGAGTGGGTCTACTACTGCGGCATCACGACCGAGAGCGTCTACCGAATCCGCGCCGCGGACCTGCTGGACGGGTCGCTCTCCGACGCCGAACTCGACGACTGCATCGAACGCTACGGCGACAAGGAAGTCTGTGACGGCATCACCGTCGACACCGCGGGAAACGTCTACGTTACGGACATGACGAACAACGCCATCGGCGTTACCCGCCCATCGGGCGAGTACGAGGTACTCGCCCGCGACGACGAGAAGTTCCTCTGGCCCGACGGCTTCTGCTGTGGCCCGGACGGAAACGTCTACTTCACGGTCACCCAACTGCACCGCGCGCCGCCGTTCAATCGGGGGACCGAGGAGTCGTACCACCCGTTCGAGCTGTTCCGGTTCGAGAGCCTGGCGCCCGTGACGGTTGGGCGGTAG
- a CDS encoding DUF7545 family protein, with amino-acid sequence MVETETYTIDGPDGDSDELELPVGLVDALAEQGEDPTTVVAEIALLSFVQRSHAIVHHAEGEVPGDLREINEKAEELFEERFGMTFGEATGHSH; translated from the coding sequence ATGGTCGAAACCGAGACGTACACCATCGATGGCCCGGACGGCGACAGCGACGAACTCGAACTCCCGGTCGGTCTGGTCGACGCCCTCGCCGAACAGGGCGAGGACCCGACGACCGTCGTCGCCGAAATCGCGCTGCTCTCTTTCGTCCAGCGCTCACACGCCATCGTCCACCACGCCGAGGGCGAGGTGCCCGGCGACCTCCGCGAGATCAACGAGAAAGCCGAGGAACTGTTCGAGGAGCGCTTCGGCATGACCTTCGGCGAGGCGACGGGTCACAGTCACTAA
- the proC gene encoding pyrroline-5-carboxylate reductase: MTDVSVIGCGHMGSAIVRGLSRTGTHRLTACDLDTSALEAVEPYCNETTTDIATAADADVVFVAVKPKAIAAVLSDLDLPADATLVTIAAGVPRSYVQSHTDATVIRIMPNLAAELGEMAAAVSWDAVDDDVRDLLDDLGEFVEIEESQMDVATALNGSGPAFVYYLIGSMRTAAIAEGLDPDAASTLAAQTFKGAAETVIQSDESIEDLIDAVCSEGGTTIEGMNVLWDSDVESVLEATLGAAAERSRELGGDFDDE, encoded by the coding sequence ATGACCGACGTTAGCGTCATCGGGTGCGGCCACATGGGAAGCGCCATCGTCAGGGGGCTCTCCCGGACCGGCACCCACAGGCTGACCGCGTGTGATCTGGACACGAGCGCCCTCGAAGCGGTCGAACCGTACTGCAACGAGACGACGACCGACATCGCGACGGCTGCCGACGCGGACGTGGTGTTCGTCGCGGTCAAGCCGAAGGCTATCGCCGCGGTGCTCTCCGATCTCGACTTGCCGGCCGACGCGACGCTCGTCACCATCGCCGCGGGCGTTCCACGGTCGTACGTCCAGTCACACACCGACGCCACCGTGATTCGGATCATGCCCAACCTCGCCGCCGAACTGGGCGAGATGGCCGCGGCCGTCTCGTGGGACGCCGTCGACGACGACGTGCGCGACCTCCTCGACGACCTCGGCGAGTTCGTCGAAATCGAGGAGAGCCAGATGGACGTGGCGACGGCGCTGAACGGGAGCGGGCCGGCTTTTGTCTACTACCTCATCGGTTCGATGCGGACGGCAGCGATCGCGGAGGGGCTCGACCCGGACGCAGCGTCGACACTCGCCGCCCAGACGTTCAAAGGTGCCGCCGAAACCGTCATCCAGTCCGACGAGTCGATCGAGGACCTGATCGACGCGGTCTGTTCGGAGGGCGGCACGACCATCGAGGGGATGAACGTCCTCTGGGACAGTGACGTGGAGTCGGTACTGGAAGCGACGCTGGGCGCCGCCGCCGAGCGCTCCCGCGAACTCGGCGGCGACTTCGACGATGAGTGA
- a CDS encoding DUF357 domain-containing protein has product MPADLLEKTDRYERMLANALDEAETRPPADTPLGTAAAECREMSESYLDDGRHFRASDDPVNALAAFSYGYGWLDAGVRMGLFAVPEDTDLFTV; this is encoded by the coding sequence ATGCCCGCCGACCTCCTGGAGAAGACCGACCGCTACGAGCGGATGCTCGCGAACGCCCTCGACGAGGCGGAGACCCGCCCGCCCGCGGACACGCCCCTCGGCACCGCGGCCGCGGAGTGCCGGGAGATGTCCGAGTCGTATCTCGACGACGGCCGCCACTTCCGTGCCAGCGACGACCCGGTGAACGCCCTGGCCGCCTTCTCCTACGGCTACGGGTGGCTCGACGCCGGCGTTCGGATGGGCCTCTTTGCCGTCCCCGAGGACACGGACCTGTTTACCGTGTAG
- the cysS gene encoding cysteine--tRNA ligase, giving the protein MTLSVTNTLTGEREAFEPGGEEVLLYVCGLTVSDDAHLGHARVWTHADVMHRWLDHCGYDVRHVENFTDVNEKIVARVGEDDLGDAELDVAEGFIASVLADMRGLNLKRAAVYPRVSEHVPEIVDLVGTLLDRGYAYEANGSVYFDVTEFEDYGKLSNQNLDEMESQGDPDERSEKRHPADFALWKADGVSPSDVVEHRKDDRPLSDHPPSGETWDSPWGEGRPGWHIECSAMSTTHLGDTIDIHVGGHDLIFPHHENEIAQSEAATGEKFARYWLHTGLLETAGEKMSSSLGNYFYVADALEEFGPNVIRTFYCSTNYGSKQTYSEAAMAEAEERWERLDRACEAAVDACDGVAARTKVEDDDLRTAVEEAREGFTAAMNDDFGVREATAALLELATAVNRHVDGRDEYDYVGLRRAVETFEEFGEGVLGLDFGGGAGGEAHLADDLIELVLDVREAEREAGNYDRADQLRDDLEAIGVTVEDGDDGPTYRY; this is encoded by the coding sequence ATGACGCTGTCCGTGACCAACACGCTGACGGGCGAGCGAGAGGCGTTCGAGCCGGGTGGCGAGGAAGTCCTGTTGTACGTCTGTGGGCTGACGGTCTCGGACGACGCTCACCTCGGCCACGCGCGGGTGTGGACCCACGCCGACGTGATGCACCGGTGGCTCGACCACTGCGGCTACGACGTGCGCCACGTCGAGAACTTCACCGACGTGAACGAGAAGATCGTCGCCCGCGTCGGCGAGGACGACCTCGGCGACGCCGAACTCGACGTGGCGGAGGGCTTCATCGCCTCGGTCCTCGCCGACATGCGCGGCCTGAATCTGAAGCGGGCGGCGGTCTACCCCCGCGTCTCGGAACACGTCCCCGAAATCGTCGACCTCGTCGGGACGCTGCTCGACCGCGGCTACGCCTACGAGGCGAACGGCTCCGTCTACTTCGACGTGACCGAGTTCGAGGACTACGGCAAACTCTCGAATCAGAACCTCGACGAGATGGAGTCCCAGGGCGACCCGGACGAGCGATCCGAGAAGCGCCACCCCGCGGACTTCGCTCTCTGGAAGGCAGACGGCGTCTCGCCGTCGGACGTGGTCGAACACCGCAAGGACGACCGGCCGCTGAGCGACCATCCCCCGTCCGGCGAGACGTGGGACTCGCCGTGGGGCGAGGGCCGGCCCGGCTGGCACATCGAGTGCTCCGCGATGAGCACGACTCACCTGGGCGATACCATCGACATCCACGTCGGAGGTCACGACCTGATCTTCCCTCACCACGAGAACGAAATCGCCCAGAGCGAGGCGGCAACAGGGGAGAAATTCGCCCGCTACTGGCTCCACACCGGCCTCCTCGAAACCGCCGGCGAGAAGATGAGCTCCAGTCTCGGGAACTACTTCTACGTCGCCGACGCTCTGGAGGAGTTCGGCCCGAACGTCATCCGGACGTTCTACTGCTCGACCAACTACGGATCGAAACAGACCTACAGCGAGGCGGCGATGGCGGAAGCCGAGGAACGCTGGGAGCGACTCGACCGCGCGTGCGAGGCGGCCGTCGACGCCTGCGACGGCGTCGCCGCCCGCACCAAAGTCGAGGACGACGACCTGCGGACGGCGGTCGAGGAGGCACGCGAGGGCTTCACCGCGGCGATGAACGACGACTTCGGGGTGCGCGAGGCGACGGCCGCTCTGCTGGAACTCGCGACGGCGGTCAACCGCCACGTCGACGGGCGCGACGAGTACGACTACGTCGGCCTCCGGCGCGCAGTCGAGACGTTCGAGGAGTTCGGCGAGGGCGTCCTCGGCCTCGACTTCGGCGGCGGTGCGGGCGGCGAAGCCCACCTCGCCGACGACCTGATCGAACTCGTCCTCGACGTGCGCGAGGCCGAACGCGAGGCGGGCAACTACGACCGGGCCGACCAACTCCGTGACGACCTGGAAGCCATCGGCGTCACCGTCGAGGACGGGGACGACGGGCCGACGTATCGGTACTGA